The stretch of DNA CGAGGAAGCCATCAACGAGCTTCATTTTGGtataaaatttgtagtttttaatgaaaaataatggaaatattcaaagtttttaataattattcgtTCGTAACTCCTCCCCTCTCCGTGTTCGTATGTGctcgaaatttttcgtataaaaagggAGACGTTCCGTATCCGTGCATCAGTTATTCGTAACATCTCGCTCTGTTTGCATCTAaacgaacaaaacaaaaaactttaaaaaatgtctggACGTGGTAAAGGAGGAAAAGTTAAGGCTAAGGCCAAGTCTCGCTCAAACCGTGCTGGATTACAATTCCCAGTCGGTCGTATTCACCGTCTTTTGCGCAAAGGCAACTATGCTGAGCGTGTTGGTGCCGGTGCTCCGGTTTACTTAGCTGCCGTCATGGAATACTTGGCCGCTGAAGTTTTGGAGTTGGCAGGAAACGCTGCTCGTGACAACAAGAAGACCCGTATCATCCCACGTCACTTGCAATTGGCCATCCGTAATGACGAAGAATTGAACAAATTGTTGTCCGGAGTCACAATCGCACAAGGTGGTGTCTTGCCCAACATCCAAGCTGTCTTGTTGCCCAAGAAGAccgaaaaatcatcataaattacTCGTCTCACGATCTCACACAAACGGTCCTTTTCAGgaccaacaaaaatatcaaaagaaagttaaaaatctattcaaaCCTACTTAGTTAGTAACAATtgctattattaaataatatctaTTTAACTCTTTCTACATCTCAACATCTTAGAAATATGTATGGCTTCATtataaggtattttttttaatttttttaaatacgtcgatatttaattcgaattttctgtaaaaataatcaaaatatttatttaaatatttttttcgatctcgaactCAATAGAATGTTAAATGACATCTATTAAactacattattatttatttggcgAATGGTGATTACAAcaagaatattaatttaaatcataatttaatggTTTCAACTATTCTTAGCGTAATATCACATCGGTTAGTTTTCGTATTCCATTAAATCTTCATCTGGACGAAATTATAAGATTATTGGTACGTTGCAATTTCGGTTTtacgtgacaaaaaatttaaatgaatgaatatttttagttcaatttagtagaaaaattacgtaaatattatagaaaaaattaaattgattaaactcgtttcatttttcaggcaaaaaatgcatcaaagttCGCATACGTTTATGATTtgaggtgaattttttttaacaaaaaattaaaattgaaagaagcAAATAAgagattgaaaataataatatttaaatggtTTGTTGATTTGtattaactttttcttgatTGATTTGTTGGTCCTGAAAAGGACCGTTTGCAAAGTTTGTTGTCAAGATCGATGTAATTTAAGCACGTTCTCCACGGATACGACGAGCCAATTGGATGTCCTTTGGCATGATGGTGACACGTTTGGCATGGATAGCGCACAAGTTGGTGTCTTCGAACAAACCAACCAAGTAGGCTTCGCTAGCTTCTTGGAGAGCCAAGACGGCAGAGCTTTGGAAACGCAAGTCAGTCTTGAAATCTTGAGCGATCTCACGGACTAAACGTTGGAAAGGCAATTTGCGGATCAAGAGCTCAGTCGATTTTTGGTAACGACGGATCTCACGAAGAGCGACGGTACCGGGGCGATAACGATGAGGCTTCTTGACTCCACCGGTGGCTGGTGCGCTTTTGCGGGCAGCCTTGGTTGCCAATTGTTTGCGGGGAGCTTTTCCTCCAGTGGATTTACGGGCAGTTTGCTTGGTACgggccatttttttttaatcaaagattTGTAGTCTCGACTTgttgaaacacaaaataagaATGAAGCGGAGACCGAACGTGCAGCTGTATTTATACGTATGATGAGCTCGTTCATACCAAGGGGTGGAGTTACGAGATACTTGGTGCGAGAATTGacctcttttttcaaaaaagcttcccggaaaatgagtaaaattgtaattttcttctgaaatttgaaaaatttaaaatttatctaaataacagtatgcattttttgagatttggatgaaaattacCCGAgttatttgcaattttatgcattttcacGTTTCCCCCACTCCTTTTGAGTTTTGGTATATATACGAGTGCACATTCGGTGATCAGACATCAGTTTTCGTTTGTATTTCAACGAGTAAACGTCGTATTAacaaaactaaagaaaaatgaCTGGCCGTGGTAAAGGAGGAAAGGGTCTCGGTAAAGGAGGCGCCAAACGTCATCGTAAAGTATTGCGTGATAACATCCAAGGTATCACCAAGCCCGCTATCCGTCGTCTTGCACGTCGTGGTGGTGTCAAGCGTATCTCTGGCTTGATCTACGAAGAAACTCGTGGAGTCTTGAAAGTTTTCTTGGAAAACGTCATCCGTGATGCCGTCACATACACTGAGCATGCCAAGCGTAAGACCGTCACAGCCATGGATGTCGTCTATGCTTTGAAACGCCAAGGCCGCACATTGTACGGTTTCGGAGGTTAAATAACTACATTTCACTGGACATCGCATACTACGAACAAACGGTCCTTTTCAGgaccaacaaaaatatcaaaagaaagttaaaaacattcaaaccAACATTTCTAAACTTATATtctctaattattttatattttttatgtaccatttatttctaatttaaattattctatgtcgattcttaattatttatcatacaACAGACAAATTATcaagttttatgaaattctcTATAAATTCGCATCATTCAAGCAcgaaatcattaatttactttaattcaaacaaatttgacATCATAATTCATATTCATTTAAGTaggaatgtttaatttaagtaGGAAATTCAGCAACATATTACTAAAATGtgatttctcattatttttttctttttcataaataattgctTTTCTTATTTGCGCAAATTTCCAAtgattttttgcgattttatatgaaagaacTGATATGTGCAAAATTATCATGAAAGTCGATCATGTTGATCATAATTTGCCAATTTTATGAACTTATCTTTGTCCCAGAAAAGATTCTAAATTacctaaacttaattttttgagctgtATTTGGAGCGGACTAAAAGGAAAACATACctatatgatatttttaaaataaatgatgatgaaaaataaatgttaggtgcggaatatttgtttgtttttcgttaactttttcttaattgtttTGTTAGTCCTAAAAAGGACTGATTATTGAAAGTTGTTTCGTGTTAGAAACGGAACGCTGAAgaatttacttcttttttggTGCAGCTTTCTTGGCGGCAGGTTTCTTCGCTGCTGCTGGTTTCTTTGCTGCGGCCTTTTTGGGTGTCTTTGGCTTCTTTGCTGCTGCGGGTTTGGCTGCCTTTGGCTTTGTGGCCTTTTGTTTGGGTTTCACTGTGCCGGCTTTCTTGGCAGCTTTAGCTTTGACtgccttttctttcttttcagtGCTCTTCTTGGCAACGGGCTTCTTAGCAACCTTCTTTGTTGCTGGCTTCTTGGCGGCAGTTTTCTTCGCTGCGGGCTTCTTGGCAACTTTGGGTTTCTTCTCGACCTTCTCCTTGGCGGGCAATTTGAATGATCCAGAAGCTCCTTTTCCCTTAACTTGGACCAATTTGCCACTGAGAACGGCGCTCTTCAAGAATTTTCTGATGAATGGAGCCAATTTCTCGACATCGACCTTGTTGTTGGCGGCGATGTACTTCTTGATGGCAGACAAGGAAGATCCTTTGCGGTCTTTCAATTCCTTGACGGCAGCCAAAACCAATGTGGCAGTTGGTGCGTGAGTCGGCTTGGCCTTTGGCTTTTTGGGGCCAGCAGCGGCTTTGGGGGTCTTGGTCTTCTTGGCAGCTGGTGAGGCAGCAACGGGTGTGGGTTCGACAACAGCGTCAGACATCTTCGTTTAATGAGATTGCTTGATAAGCGAaagttttcgataaattttaaaaatatcagtcGAGCGCCCTCTGTCTGCGAGTTATCTACATCGTTCCGTTTTGCCCGAGAAGTAAGTCGCATCGAAAGTGTTTCTCTACTTTGATGATTGTTCACGTAAAATTTTCGTGAACTCGTTTCTAAAATCgggaaattttgatgaaatgtaCATttgattgaagaaaattctcaatttgaCTAATGGTAAAGAAAACAAAGTAACGGAAAAATACAGCCGTCATGAACCATCTActtcaattaaaacaaaaaaccaaCATTTCGCCGACATGTTACTCttgattcacaaaaaattttcacttattcttctattttcacgaaaataacataaaattaaaaaggttcTTCCTCTGTTTATAATACATTGAAATGTTCTAAAGCATGACGTTGCagagaaaattctaaaaaatataatttttcttaataaattttagtttttacaaGAAGGGTTTGTCGACTTTACCGCAGTTGTAGTTTGCTCTACGATCCACTTAAGTTTCGATTTTTACCCAATTTAAGAGatgttttcctaattttttttgtaaaaatctatTCTAATTACACACCTTTATTCCTCTAATCAATTGTTTTTAGAAACATATCTGGAAGTTTTAAGAAACCAACTCCTAAAGCTCTTTATCTTCTCAATACAAGACTCACTTTAAATGAAATGCATGTTCAACTTTCTGtcttacaatttattattgagtcgaaaattggaaaaaattttgattttttgtgataaattggCTCTGGATGTcattaaatctgaaaaaatattttttttaagacatttttactaaaaattaaggaaaatgatCACTACTTGTAGAACTTTATGAACATTTTCCACCCATGATAGAATGGTCAGGTGAAGATCATAGGTGAGAatatgtagatttttttttcaaatccatTTGAAATCCATTTTTCTATGAAAGCTTCCAATCATGAAGACAAGACaacgaaaatatatttaaaaaaatatatttaaaatatgtaaaaacaaaatttttgatactttacAGCACAAGATATTTCTTTCTGAATAAACTCAAAAATGGAAGATCGTCCCATGGTTtaacttaaattcaaaattcgaaTCAATTTCATCATAATTCGAATATAAACAGCACATAACATAACATTagatatatattttcaaaaaacaagaagTTGTGTCAAAAAAGAAACCTTAATCAGatattgattattaaaaataaatcacgaaaaaatttcaaactagaattttttataagtaaaattttacgtCGCTCCGaatgtaatattaaaaagttatgtccaaaatttgaaatttttctaattatttttttaagcgatTTGTTATACGAAAAGCAAATatcataatttcaaatataaaactttaaactaaGAAAGTcctttgccgaaaaaaatcaatcaatttagtcataaaaagtgataaggcaattttataaaatttttctttttggattCTAAAATGAagattcgatattttttgctcCATTTAAAACAACCATATTATTTATCTAAAAGTTCTGTTAATAATCACGaaagaatctttttttttttttttttttttttttttgtgagaacaacaaatttttaacacagaAAAATGTTCTAAAGTCGAGTCaacgaaatcgaaaaataaaaattgagagcaataaaaaatggaaggtATGTATGTATGATGTTAgtaaatttgaaggaaaatttgattttttgttaactttcttttgatttttttgttggtcctgAAAAGGACCGATTGTTTCAGAACGAAAATCAGAGACGAATTTACTTGGAGCTGGTGTATTTGGTGACAGCCTTGGTTCCTTCAGAGACAGCGTGCTTGGCCAATTCTCCGGGCAACAACAATCTGACGGCAGTTTGGATCTCCCGAGATGTGATTGTCGAGCGTTTGTTGTAGTGAGCCAAGCGGCTGGCCTCAGCAGCGATACGTTCGAAGATATCGTTGACGAAGCTGTTCATGATGCTCATGGCCTTTGAAGAGACACCGGTATCGGGATGGACTTGTTTCAAGACCTTGTAGATGTAGATAGCATACGATTCCTTGCGGCGTTTGCGGTGCTTCTTGTCGCCCTTCGCGATGTTCTTTTGGGCCTTTCCTGCCTTCTTGGCGGCTTTTCCACTGGTTTTTGGTGCCATTGTTAGATGTTTCTTACTCGTAAGTCAAAAACGAAATGATGCTCGTTGTTGTTTGCGTCCCCTTTTTATACCATATTCGTTCGGACGCAGACGTAAGCAGATGTGCGTACATACCGAAATGGCGGGCACGGcgaaaaaattacggaaaaacgCAAATATCTCTCTCAAACATatctaaatcataaaaaattgtataaaagtcTCGAGGAAGCCATCAACGAGCTTCATTTTGGtataaaatttgtagtttttaatgaaaaataatggaaatattcaaagtttttaataattattcgtTCGTAACTCCTCCCCTCTCCGTGTTCGTATGTGctcgaaatttttcgtataaaaagggAGACGTTCCGTATCCGTGCATCAGTTATTCGTAACATCTCGCTCTGTTTGCATCTAaacgaacaaaacaaaaaactttaaaaaatgtctggACGTGGTAAAGGAGGAAAAGTTAAGGCTAAGGCCAAGTCTCGCTCAAACCGTGCTGGATTACAATTCCCAGTCGGTCGTATTCACCGTCTTTTGCGCAAAGGCAACTATGCTGAGCGTGTTGGTGCCGGTGCTCCGGTTTACTTAGCTGCCGTCATGGAATACTTGGCCGCTGAAGTTTTGGAGTTGGCAGGAAACGCTGCTCGTGACAACAAGAAGACCCGTATCATCCCACGTCACTTGCAATTGGCCATCCGTAATGACGAAGAATTGAACAAATTGTTGTCCGGAGTCACAATCGCACAAGGTGGTGTCTTGCCCAACATCCAAGCTGTCTTGTTGCCCAAGAAGAccgaaaaatcatcataaattacTCGTCTCACGATCTCACACAAACGGTCCTTTTCAGgaccaacaaaaatatcaaaagaaagttaaaaatctattcaaaCCTACTTAGTTAGTAACAATtgctattattaaataatatctaTTTAACTCTTTCTACATCTCAACATCTTAGAAATATGTATGGCTTCATtataaggtattttttttaatttttttaaatacgtcgatatttaattcgaattttctgtaaaaataatcaaaatatttatttaaatatttttttcgatctcgaactCAATAGAATGTTAAATGACATCTATTAAactacattattatttatttggcgAATGGTGATTACAAcaagaatattaatttaaatcataatttaatggTTTCAACTATTCTTAGCGTAATATCACATCGGTTAGTTTTCGTATTCCATTAAATCTTCATCTGGACGAAATTATAAGATTATTGGTACGTTGCAATTTCGGTTTtacgtgacaaaaaatttaaatgaatgaatatttttagttcaatttagtagaaaaattacgtaaatattatagaaaaaattaaattgattaaactcgtttcatttttcaggcaaaaaatgcatcaaagttCGCATGCGTTAATGATTTGAGATGAATGaatgttaacaaaaaattaaaattgaaagaagcAAATAAgagattgaaaataataatatttaaatggtTTGTTGATTTGtattaactttttcttgatTGATTTGTTGGTCCTGAAAAGGACCGTTTGCAAAGTTTGTTGTCAAGATCGATGTAATTTAAGCACGTTCTCCACGGATACGACGAGCCAATTGGATGTCCTTTGGCATGATGGTGACACGTTTGGCATGGATAGCGCACAAGTTGGTGTCTTCGAACAAACCAACCAAGTAGGCTTCGCTAGCTTCTTGGAGAGCCAAGACGGCAGAGCTTTGGAAACGCAAGTCAGTCTTGAAATCTTGAGCGATCTCACGGACTAAACGTTGGAAAGGCAATTTGCGGATCAAGAGCTCAGTCGATTTTTGGTAACGACGGATCTCACGAAGAGCGACGGTACCGGGGCGATAACGATGAGGCTTCTTGACTCCACCGGTGGCTGGTGCGCTT from Culicoides brevitarsis isolate CSIRO-B50_1 unplaced genomic scaffold, AGI_CSIRO_Cbre_v1 contig_15, whole genome shotgun sequence encodes:
- the LOC134836336 gene encoding histone H1A-like; translated protein: MSDAVVEPTPVAASPAAKKTKTPKAAAGPKKPKAKPTHAPTATLVLAAVKELKDRKGSSLSAIKKYIAANNKVDVEKLAPFIRKFLKSAVLSGKLVQVKGKGASGSFKLPAKEKVEKKPKVAKKPAAKKTAAKKPATKKVAKKPVAKKSTEKKEKAVKAKAAKKAGTVKPKQKATKPKAAKPAAAKKPKTPKKAAAKKPAAAKKPAAKKAAPKKK
- the LOC134836338 gene encoding histone H2B, which gives rise to MAPKTSGKAAKKAGKAQKNIAKGDKKHRKRRKESYAIYIYKVLKQVHPDTGVSSKAMSIMNSFVNDIFERIAAEASRLAHYNKRSTITSREIQTAVRLLLPGELAKHAVSEGTKAVTKYTSSK
- the LOC134836339 gene encoding histone H4; the encoded protein is MTGRGKGGKGLGKGGAKRHRKVLRDNIQGITKPAIRRLARRGGVKRISGLIYEETRGVLKVFLENVIRDAVTYTEHAKRKTVTAMDVVYALKRQGRTLYGFGG
- the LOC134836323 gene encoding uncharacterized protein LOC134836323, whose translation is MARTKQTARKSTGGKAPRKQLATKAARKSAPATGGVKKPHRYRPGTVALREIRRYQKSTELLIRKLPFQRLVREIAQDFKTDLRFQSSAVLALQEASEAYLVGLFEDTNLCAIHAKRVTIMPKDIQLARRIRGERAKKMARTKQTARKSTGGKAPRKQLATKAARKSAPATGGVKKPHRYRPGTVALREIRRYQKSTELLIRKLPFQRLVREIAQDFKTDLRFQSSAVLALQEASEAYLVGLFEDTNLCAIHAKRVTIMPKDIQLARRIRGERA
- the LOC134836347 gene encoding histone H2A yields the protein MSGRGKGGKVKAKAKSRSNRAGLQFPVGRIHRLLRKGNYAERVGAGAPVYLAAVMEYLAAEVLELAGNAARDNKKTRIIPRHLQLAIRNDEELNKLLSGVTIAQGGVLPNIQAVLLPKKTEKSS